The Centroberyx gerrardi isolate f3 chromosome 12, fCenGer3.hap1.cur.20231027, whole genome shotgun sequence genome has a window encoding:
- the ccka gene encoding cholecystokinin has product MNVGICVCVLLAALSSGSLSLPSQPTLQRAEGEALLSDSLPAPSPNRTRQARSAPAPPAGQLANYNLPQEDTDPRNSLSQLLARLISRKGSLQQQTRSSLTSRASGLGPGHRIKDRDYLGWMDFGRRSAEEYEYSA; this is encoded by the exons atGAATGtaggtatctgtgtgtgtgtcctcctggCTGCTCTGTCCAGCGGCTCCCTGAGTCTGCCCTCACAGCCCACG TTGCAGAGGGCCGAGGGCGAGGCTCTCCTGTCCGACAGCCTGCCAGCCCCCTCGCCCAACCGCACGCGCCAGGCCCGCTCGGCTCCGGCGCCCCCCGCAGGCCAACTAGCCAACTACAACCTACCCCAGGAGGACACAGACCCTCGCAACAGCCTGAGCCAGCTGCTGGCCCGACTCATATCCAGGAAAG gctctctccagcagcagacCAGGTCCTCCCTCACCAGCAGAGCCAGCGGCCTCGGCCCCGGCCACAGGATAAAGGACAGAGACTACCTGGGCTGGATGGACTTTGGGCGACGCAGCGCCGAGGAGTACGAATACTCCGCCTAA